The genomic DNA GCCGAGAGCCTCTGGATTCCCACCGTCTCCGGCAAGGCCATGGAGAGCATGGCCTCGACCGTCGACATCAGCCTCCTCATCCTGCTCGGCTTCATGCCCTCGATCTGGATCGTGGCGATCGGCTTCACGCTCGCGAACTTCTTCTTCTCGCGACGGGTCTGGTACAAGGCGATCTTCAACGCCGGGCAGAACGTGCTGGCGCTCGCGGCCGCCGGCGCCGCGTTCACGCTGCTCGGCGGGCGCCCGCTCGCCGCGGAGGGAACGCTCCTGGCGCTCAGCGGCCCGGCGATGATGCTCCCGTGGGCTGCCGCGATCGCGACCTACTTCACCGTGAACACCCTGCTCGTGTCGGCCGCGGTCGCGCTCGACGCGGGCCGCCCGCTCCTGGCCACGTGGCGCGAGGAGTACCTGAACGAGAGCTCGCTCCTCGGCTCGGCGGCGCTCTTCTTCCTCTCGCCGCTCGTGGTCGTGTCGTACGTCTCCATCGGGTACTTCGGGCTCATCTTCTTCTTCGTGCCCCTCCTCCTCATCAAGGAGGCGGGGGCGCGGTACCTGGCGCTCGAGAAGGCCAAGGACGACCTGATCAGCCGGGAGCGCCTCGCCGCGAAGGGGGAGATGGCCGCCGAGGTCGCGCACGAGATCAACAACTACCTCGCCGCGATCTCCGGGCGCGCGCAGCTCCTCCTCATGAACTCGGGCCGGGGCGACGAGAGCCCCGAGCGGATGAAGGAGAGCGCGCGGATCATCTTCGAGCAGGCGAGCAACATGGGCGTGCTCGTGAAGGGGCTCCTCGACTTCTCCCACAAGGAGGCGCGGAAGCAGCCCACAAGGCTCAACGACGTGGTGCGGCGCACGGTGGAGTTCATCGTTCCCCAGAACAAGTACGAGCGGATCTCGTTCGACCTGGACCTCGCGAGCGATCTGCCCGAGCTGAACCTGGATCCCGCGCAGATCCAGCAGGTGCTCCTGAACCTCTTCAGCAACGCCGCCGACGCGATGCACTCGAGCGAGGCGAACGATCTCCGGATCACGGTGCGATCCCGAGCGAAGAGCGGCGGGGCGGAGGTCGAGCTGACGGTGGAGGACAACGGGCCCGGGATCCCGCCCACGGTGATGAAGAGGCTCTTCGAGCCCCAGTTCACCACAAAGGCCGAAGGGCACGGGTTCGGGCTCTCGACGTGCTACCGCATCGTGCAGAACCACGGCGGGAGGATCGGCGCGGAGAACACGACCCGCGCGGGCGCGCGGTTCACGGTGGTGCTGCCGAAGGAAGCGGCGTAGCCGCTCAGTCCATCGCGCTCACGAGCATCACGCCGGCGACCGCGCCGAGCACGTCCGCCGCGAGGTCGCGGAGGCTGACGCCCCGGGGCTTCGAGGGCTTCAGGGTCGCGTCGTAGGCCTCCTTCAGGATCCCGATCCCGATCGTCGCGCCCAGGCTCTCGCCCTCGTCCCAGCCCTTCACGCTCAGGGAGGCCGCGATCGCGAAGGACGCGGCGAAGTGGAGCTGCTTGTCCGACGCGGTCCACCCGCCCTGATCGCTTCCCGGGAGGAAGAGGGGATCGGCACGCCCCTCGCGGGGACAGCCCAGGACCAGGGCCGCAGCCAGGAGCACGAGTCCCGCCCCCGCCGCCTTCCGGGATCCGCCCTCCGATCGCATCCTCCGAGTATCCCCTCGGCCTCTGGTACCATCAAGGACGATGCGTGCGCGTCCCCTCGATCCCCAGCGCGTGCCTCCGCCCATCCTGACTCTCGTCCGCAAGCTTCAGGAATCCGGCCAGGAGGCCGCACTCGTTGGCGGCTGCGTGCGCGACCTCCTGCGCGGAGCCCAGGTGTCCGACTGGGACATCGCGACGAGCGCGCGCCCCGAGGAGGTCCTCCGCACCTTCCCGCGGGCCGTCCCGACGGGGCTCCCGCACGGCACGGTGACGGTCCCGACCGACGCGGGCCCGTGCGAGATCACGACGTTCCGCGTGGAGTCGGCCTACACCGATGCGCGCCGGCCGGATCGCGTGACGTTCGTGCGCGAGATCGAGCCGGACCTCTTGCGGCGGGACTTCACCGTGAACGCCATGGCCTGGGATCCTCTGAATCGGCGAGAGTTCGATCCGTCCGGCGGCCGGCAGGACCTCTCGAAGAAGATCCTGCGCGCGGTGGGGGATCCGGACGAACGGTTCCATGAGGACGGTCTGAGGCCCGTGCGCGCGGCCCGATTCGCGGCCACGCTGGAGTTCGATCTGGAGCGCGAGACCGAGCGCGCGCTCGCGGGGGCCAAGGATCGCGTGGCGCGCGTGGCTCCCGAGCGGATCCGGGACGAGCTCATGAAGATGCTCGCCGCGCCGTGCCCCTCACGAGGGTTCGAGGTGCTGCGCCGGTCGGGGCTCCTTCCGGTCGTGCTCCCGGAGCTCGCGGCCACGGTCGCGGTCCCGCAGAACCGCTATCACGCCCACGACGTGTACTTCCACACGCTGTACACCGTGGACGCGGCTCCCGCCGACAAGCCGCTCGTCCGGCTCGCGGCTCTCTTCCACGACCTGGGGAAGCCGGGAACGCGCGCGGAGCGGGAGAACGGAGAGGCGACCTTCTACAACCACCAGTTCGAGGGAGCGAGGATCGCGATCGACGCGCTCACCAGGCTCCGCTTCAGCCGCGAGACGACCGACCTCGTGGCCCACCTGGTCGAGCACCACATGTTCGACTACCGCTCGGAATGGAGCGACGCCGCCGTGCGCCGGTTCGTCCAGAAGGTCCGCCCCGAGAACATCGCCGATCTCTTCGACCTTCGTATCGCGGACAATATCGGAAACGGGACGAAGACCGGCTTCCCGCACTACCTGGAGGAGCTGCGGGACCGGATCGACGCGATCCTCGTGGCGCGCCAGGCGCTCTCGCTGCGGGATCTCCGGATCGGGGGCGAGGACGTGATGCGCGTGCTCGGGATCCCCCCCGGCCCGAAGGTGGGCGAAGTGCTGGAGCTCCTCCTCGAGGAGGTGCTGGAGGACCCCGACCGAAACGACCGCGGCTGGCTGCTCCAGCGGGTCCGGGAGGGCTTTTCCAT from Candidatus Eisenbacteria bacterium includes the following:
- a CDS encoding HD domain-containing protein — its product is MPPPILTLVRKLQESGQEAALVGGCVRDLLRGAQVSDWDIATSARPEEVLRTFPRAVPTGLPHGTVTVPTDAGPCEITTFRVESAYTDARRPDRVTFVREIEPDLLRRDFTVNAMAWDPLNRREFDPSGGRQDLSKKILRAVGDPDERFHEDGLRPVRAARFAATLEFDLERETERALAGAKDRVARVAPERIRDELMKMLAAPCPSRGFEVLRRSGLLPVVLPELAATVAVPQNRYHAHDVYFHTLYTVDAAPADKPLVRLAALFHDLGKPGTRAERENGEATFYNHQFEGARIAIDALTRLRFSRETTDLVAHLVEHHMFDYRSEWSDAAVRRFVQKVRPENIADLFDLRIADNIGNGTKTGFPHYLEELRDRIDAILVARQALSLRDLRIGGEDVMRVLGIPPGPKVGEVLELLLEEVLEDPDRNDRGWLLQRVREGFSIDTKRT
- a CDS encoding ATP-binding protein — protein: MTPALVGYVAAVAAAGGALLALSFAGFLALGWMHITAWIVVSLLAESLWIPTVSGKAMESMASTVDISLLILLGFMPSIWIVAIGFTLANFFFSRRVWYKAIFNAGQNVLALAAAGAAFTLLGGRPLAAEGTLLALSGPAMMLPWAAAIATYFTVNTLLVSAAVALDAGRPLLATWREEYLNESSLLGSAALFFLSPLVVVSYVSIGYFGLIFFFVPLLLIKEAGARYLALEKAKDDLISRERLAAKGEMAAEVAHEINNYLAAISGRAQLLLMNSGRGDESPERMKESARIIFEQASNMGVLVKGLLDFSHKEARKQPTRLNDVVRRTVEFIVPQNKYERISFDLDLASDLPELNLDPAQIQQVLLNLFSNAADAMHSSEANDLRITVRSRAKSGGAEVELTVEDNGPGIPPTVMKRLFEPQFTTKAEGHGFGLSTCYRIVQNHGGRIGAENTTRAGARFTVVLPKEAA